The Elusimicrobiales bacterium genome contains a region encoding:
- a CDS encoding NifB/NifX family molybdenum-iron cluster-binding protein: MKICIPTETRDGLKARVYGHFGSAPYFTLCDSETRRCEIIDNGDRQHVHGMCDPLKAVGNAKPDAVIAGGIGMGAIRGLNAAGIKVYISREDTVETAVEAVKSGKLREADAASACGHHGGHGCQH, encoded by the coding sequence ATGAAAATCTGCATTCCGACGGAAACCAGAGACGGCCTGAAAGCCAGGGTATACGGCCATTTCGGCAGCGCGCCGTATTTCACGCTCTGCGACAGCGAAACCCGCCGCTGCGAGATAATAGACAACGGCGACCGGCAGCACGTCCACGGCATGTGCGACCCGCTTAAGGCGGTGGGCAATGCGAAACCCGACGCCGTCATCGCCGGCGGCATAGGAATGGGAGCGATCCGCGGGCTTAACGCCGCCGGGATAAAAGTCTATATCAGCCGCGAGGACACCGTTGAAACCGCCGTGGAGGCCGTCAAGTCAGGCAAGCTCCGGGAAGCGGACGCCGCCTCGGCCTGCGGCCATCATGGCGGGCATGGATGCCAGCACTGA
- a CDS encoding ATP-dependent 6-phosphofructokinase, giving the protein MAAKRIGILTGGGDCPGLNAVVRAAAKSAHKRGWQVVGFLDGYAGLVEDRHREIGDDAVSGILARGGTILGTSNIANPFSYSLPPYGSPEKPADMSDRALEVFKKNSLDALIAIGGDGTLSIALKLLKKGIPVAGVPKTIDNDLAATDVTFGFDSALAVATDAVDKLHTTAESHHRVMILETMGRYAGWIALRAGIAGGGDIILLPEIPYCAEELCAAVHARMARGKHFSIVVASEGAADESGKLTVASTVKGSTDPLRLGGIGYKIADTISGQCGTEARVVVLGHLQRGGTPTAYDRWLATRFGAHAAEMIALGKTGRMARLRGTGVDDVSIEEAVSKLRRVDPSGEEVRAALDVGTSFASRTVK; this is encoded by the coding sequence ATGGCGGCAAAACGGATAGGCATTCTGACCGGCGGGGGCGACTGCCCCGGCCTTAACGCCGTGGTGCGCGCGGCGGCAAAATCGGCGCATAAACGCGGCTGGCAGGTGGTCGGCTTCCTGGACGGCTACGCCGGGCTGGTTGAAGACCGGCACAGGGAAATCGGCGACGACGCAGTCTCCGGCATACTGGCGCGGGGGGGGACGATACTGGGCACCAGCAATATCGCCAACCCGTTCTCCTATTCGCTGCCGCCTTACGGCTCGCCTGAAAAACCGGCGGACATGTCGGACCGGGCGCTGGAGGTTTTCAAAAAGAACTCGCTGGACGCGCTTATCGCCATCGGCGGGGACGGCACGCTCTCAATCGCGCTGAAGCTGCTCAAAAAAGGAATTCCCGTGGCGGGGGTGCCCAAAACCATAGACAACGACCTTGCCGCAACCGACGTTACCTTCGGCTTTGATTCCGCTCTTGCCGTAGCCACCGACGCCGTGGACAAGCTGCACACCACCGCCGAATCCCATCACCGCGTGATGATTTTGGAAACCATGGGCCGCTACGCCGGCTGGATAGCGCTGCGCGCCGGCATAGCCGGCGGCGGCGACATCATACTGCTGCCGGAAATACCCTACTGCGCCGAGGAGCTTTGCGCGGCGGTGCATGCGCGCATGGCGCGCGGGAAGCATTTCAGCATAGTGGTGGCATCCGAGGGCGCGGCGGACGAGTCGGGAAAGCTTACGGTAGCCTCCACCGTCAAAGGCTCCACCGACCCGCTGCGGCTGGGCGGGATAGGCTATAAGATTGCCGACACTATTTCCGGGCAATGCGGCACCGAGGCCCGCGTGGTGGTGCTGGGACATTTGCAGCGGGGCGGCACCCCCACCGCTTATGACCGCTGGCTGGCCACCCGCTTCGGCGCGCATGCGGCGGAAATGATAGCCCTGGGCAAAACCGGGCGCATGGCGCGGCTGCGCGGCACCGGCGTGGACGATGTCTCCATAGAGGAAGCCGTGTCAAAGCTGCGCCGCGTGGACCCGTCCGGAGAGGAAGTCCGGGCCGCGCTGGATGTGGGCACGAGCTTTGCCAGCAGGACGGTGAAATAG
- a CDS encoding ATP-dependent DNA helicase — MPANTAKTAVAEAEMLRFFNKDGPVAKAVGRYEERPQQAEMACAVARALEGGGHLVVEAGTGVGKSLAYLAPAAMWALARGKRVAVATYSKALQEQLVKKDIPGLAKALAAENKFVTSALLMGSENYLCLRRLDIALRRQAGLFDSPARAEILNGLRACAATARTGLRQELPLRVPEQLWENVRRESELCAGKLCPKKDFCLWRRDVSRARAAQITVVNHHLFFAGMYGIPWDAAILDEAHNIEDVSAQYLGASVSGRDITRILDGIFSASSKRGSAARFILAGTAEGDAVSNALDAAASAADDFFSAAARNAGIELQPRSVRVTKPDFAPDTITPALAGAANALANIISRAKDMEEELALKSSRDKLTEAVSALKRFLKCDSRDFAYWVEGRSFRGRTHVSLQITPLDVSGELAKTLFASGQPVIMTSATLAVDGGFDYFRKRTGLPPCEDKIISSPFDYRKQAGLYIASDMPCPRNETQAYEAAVIKAAEEIIRSVDGGVFVLFTSWNFLQRAAGEIAAKLGSRPLFIQGEMQPSVLVKEFKTAGNGVLFATDTFWQGVDVPGKALSCVIITRLPFLAPDSPVEQARAQWYAERGQEIFGQYTLPRAVIKFHQGFGRLIRRKSDRGAVAVLDPRILGMRYGAKFIGAVPQCARLESAAELRVFFAESRTEEE, encoded by the coding sequence ATGCCGGCAAATACCGCGAAAACAGCCGTAGCGGAAGCGGAGATGCTCCGTTTTTTCAATAAAGACGGGCCCGTCGCCAAAGCCGTTGGCCGCTACGAGGAACGCCCCCAGCAGGCCGAAATGGCCTGCGCCGTGGCGCGCGCGCTGGAGGGTGGCGGGCATCTGGTGGTGGAGGCGGGAACCGGCGTTGGCAAATCGCTGGCGTATCTGGCTCCGGCGGCGATGTGGGCGCTGGCGCGCGGCAAGCGGGTGGCGGTAGCCACCTATTCAAAAGCGCTGCAGGAACAACTTGTAAAAAAAGACATCCCCGGCCTGGCCAAAGCCCTGGCGGCTGAAAACAAATTCGTTACAAGCGCGCTGCTGATGGGTTCTGAGAACTATCTCTGCCTGCGCCGGCTGGACATCGCGCTGCGCCGCCAGGCCGGTTTGTTTGACAGCCCCGCCCGCGCGGAAATACTAAACGGCCTGCGCGCCTGCGCCGCGACGGCCCGGACCGGGCTGCGCCAGGAGCTGCCGCTGCGCGTGCCGGAACAACTGTGGGAAAACGTCCGCCGGGAAAGCGAGCTTTGCGCCGGCAAGCTCTGCCCGAAAAAAGATTTCTGCCTCTGGCGCAGGGACGTCTCCCGCGCGCGCGCGGCGCAGATAACGGTAGTAAACCATCACCTTTTCTTCGCGGGGATGTACGGCATCCCGTGGGACGCCGCGATTCTGGACGAGGCGCACAACATTGAAGACGTGTCCGCGCAGTATCTGGGCGCGTCGGTGTCGGGAAGGGATATAACGAGGATTCTGGACGGGATTTTCAGCGCTTCCTCAAAACGCGGCAGCGCGGCGCGCTTTATCCTGGCCGGGACGGCGGAGGGCGACGCCGTCTCAAACGCGCTGGACGCCGCCGCCTCCGCCGCGGACGATTTTTTCAGCGCGGCGGCGCGCAACGCGGGAATAGAATTGCAGCCGCGCTCGGTGCGCGTTACAAAGCCGGATTTCGCGCCGGATACGATTACCCCCGCTCTGGCCGGGGCCGCAAACGCGCTGGCCAATATCATTTCCCGCGCCAAAGACATGGAAGAGGAGCTTGCGCTGAAATCCTCGCGCGACAAGCTGACGGAGGCGGTGTCCGCCCTCAAACGTTTCCTCAAATGCGACAGCCGGGATTTCGCCTACTGGGTGGAGGGGCGCAGCTTCAGGGGCAGGACGCATGTGTCTTTGCAGATAACGCCGCTGGACGTCTCCGGCGAGCTGGCAAAAACGCTTTTCGCATCGGGGCAGCCGGTGATTATGACCTCGGCCACGTTGGCGGTGGACGGCGGGTTTGACTATTTCAGGAAGCGCACCGGCCTGCCGCCCTGCGAGGACAAAATAATAAGCTCGCCGTTTGATTACCGGAAGCAGGCCGGGCTTTATATCGCCTCGGACATGCCGTGCCCGCGCAATGAAACGCAGGCCTACGAGGCCGCCGTCATAAAGGCGGCGGAGGAAATCATACGCTCCGTGGACGGCGGCGTATTCGTGCTGTTCACAAGCTGGAATTTCCTGCAGCGCGCGGCGGGGGAGATAGCGGCGAAACTGGGCAGCCGCCCGCTTTTCATACAGGGCGAGATGCAGCCATCGGTTCTGGTAAAGGAGTTCAAGACCGCCGGCAACGGCGTGCTGTTTGCCACCGACACATTCTGGCAGGGCGTGGACGTGCCGGGAAAGGCGCTGTCGTGCGTCATAATAACGCGGCTGCCGTTTCTGGCGCCGGATTCGCCGGTGGAGCAGGCCCGCGCCCAGTGGTATGCCGAGCGCGGTCAGGAGATTTTCGGCCAATATACGCTGCCGCGCGCGGTAATCAAATTCCATCAGGGGTTCGGGCGGCTTATACGGCGCAAAAGCGACAGGGGCGCCGTCGCCGTGCTGGACCCGCGCATTCTGGGAATGCGCTACGGCGCGAAATTCATCGGCGCGGTGCCGCAGTGCGCAAGGCTGGAGTCGGCGGCGGAACTGCGCGTTTTTTTCGCCGAAAGCCGCACGGAGGAAGAGTGA